From the Gavia stellata isolate bGavSte3 chromosome 22, bGavSte3.hap2, whole genome shotgun sequence genome, one window contains:
- the MBTD1 gene encoding MBT domain-containing protein 1, with amino-acid sequence MFDGYDSCSEDTSSSSSSDESEEEVAPLPSSLPIIKNNGQVYTYPDGKSGMATCEMCGMVGVRDAFYSKTKRFCSVSCSRSYSSNSKKASILARLQGKPPTKKAKVLQKQPLVAKLAAYAQYQATLQNQAKTKAAVPVEGFSWGNYINSNSFTAAPVTCFKHAPMGTCWGDISEGVRVEVPNTDCSLPTKVFWIAGIVKLAGYNALLRYEGFENDSSLDFWCNVCGSDIHPVGWCATSGKPLVPPRTIQHKYTNWKAFLVKRLTGAKTLPPDFSQKVSESMQYPFKTSMRVEVVDKTHLCRTRVAVVESVIGGRLRLVYEESEDKTDDFWCHMYSPLIHHIGWSRSIGHRFKRSDITKKQDGHFDAPPHLFMKVKEVDAAGEWFKEGMKLEAIDPLNLSAICVATIRKVLADGYLMIGIDGSEAADGSDWFCYHATSPSIFPVGFCEINMIELTPPRGYAKLPFKWFDYLRETDSIAAPVKLFNKEVPNHGFHVGMKLEAVDLMEPRLVCVATVTRIIHRLLRIHFDGWEDEYDQWVDCESPDLYPVGWCQLTGYQLQPPAPQSSRDSQSSSSKQKKKAKSQQYKGHKKMTSLQLKEELLDGEEYSFLQGASDQESNGSASYYIKQEP; translated from the exons ATGTTTGACGGTTATGATAGTTGTAGTGAGgacaccagcagcagctccagttCAGATGAGAGTGAAGAGGAGGTTGCTCCTTTGCCGTCCAGTCTCCCAATTATAAAGAACAATGGACAAGTCTATACTTATCCAGATGGCAAATCTGGCATGG CTACATGCGAGATGTGTGGAATGGTTGGTGTCCGTGACGCTTTTTACTCTAAAACAAAACGCTTCTGCAGTGTGTCATGCTCTAGAAGCTATTCATCGAATTCCAAGAAGGCCAGCATTCTGGCCAGACTTCAG GGTAAACCTCCAACAAAGAAGGCTAAAGTTCTACAAAAACAACCCTTAGTGGCTAAATTAGCAGCGTATGCTCAGTACCAAGCAACTTTACAAAACCAGGCAAAGACTAAAGCAG CTGTCCCTGTGGAAGGTTTCAGCTGGGGTAACTACATCAATAGCAATAGCTTTACAGCAGCTCCTGTTACCTGTTTTAAACAT GCACCTATGGGGACATGCTGGGGTGATATCTCGGAAGGAGTGCGAGTGGAGGTTCCAAACACCGACTGCAGCCTACCTACCAAAGTCTTCTGGATAGCTGGAATTGTAAAATTAGCAG GCTACAATGCTCTGCTAAGATATGAAGGCTTTGAAAATGATTCAAGTCTTGACTTCTGGTGCAACGTTTGTGGGTCTGACATCCACCCAGTTGGTTGGTGTGCAACCAGTGGGAAGCCCCTAGTCCCTCCTCGAA CCATCCAACACAAATACACAAACTGGAAAGCTTTTCTAGTGAAACGACTTACTGGTGCCAAAACACTTCCTCCTGACTTTTCTCAGAAG GTGTCTGAGAGTATGCAGTATCCATTCAAAACTTCCATGAGAGTAGAAGTTGTTGACAAAACGCACCTTTGTCGGACAAGGGTGGCAGTTGTAGAAAGTGTCATTGGGGGACGGTTAAGGTTGGTGTATGAAGAAAGTGAAGACAAAACTGATGACTTCTGGTGCCATATGTACAGTCCGCTCATTCATCATATTGGTTGGTCTCGGAGTATAGGACACAGATTCAAAAGATCTG ATATTACAAAGAAACAGGATGGACATTTTGATGCACCCCCACATTTATTTATGAAG GTAAAAGAGGTTGATGCAGCTGGAGAATGGTTTAAAGAAGGAATGAAATTGGAAGCTATAGACCCCTTAAACCTTTCAGCAATATGTGTGGCAACTATTAGAAag gTTTTAGCAGATGGCTATCTTATGATTGGGATTGATGGCTCAGAAGCAGCAGATGGGTCTGATTGGTTTTGTTACCATGCCACTTCCCCTTCTATTTTCCCTGTTGGTTTCTGTGAAATTAACATGATTGAACTAACTCCACCCAGAG GTTATGCAAAACTCCCTTTTAAATGGTTTGACTACCTCAGGGAAACTGACTCAATAGCAGCACCTGTAAAGCTCTTCAATAAG GAAGTTCCAAACCACGGGTTTCATGTTGGAATGAAACTGGAGGCTGTTGATCTGATGGAACCTCGCCTGGTATGTGTGGCCACAGTAACTCGCATTATCCATCGTCTTTTGAGGATACACTTTGATGGGTGGGAAGATGAATATGATCAGTGGGTGGATTGCGAGTCCCCAGACCTCTATCCAGTGGGATGGTGTCAGCTAACTGGATATCAGCTACAGCCTCCAGCACCACAAT CATCAAGAGATAGCCAGTCAAGTTcatcaaaacagaagaaaaaagctaaatCGCAACAGTACAAAGGACATAAGAAAA